In Enoplosus armatus isolate fEnoArm2 chromosome 20, fEnoArm2.hap1, whole genome shotgun sequence, the sequence ACAGCCCATCAACGATGTATGCAGTGGTATAACTAGGTACATttagtactgtatttaagtggAACTTTGAGGTACATTACTTGAGTGTTTACATTTAATATGTTAATTCCAGCACATTTTAgagacaaatattgtactttttcctcCATTTGGCATCTTGTTTTACTAATTACTTTACACATTAAGACTATGATGTACTCTGAAGGGGACCATTCTCCGCTGtttatatgtaaaatgtttcacCAATATGATGAAATTACTGATGTAAAAAACTAAAGTAACTACTAAAAAAGTACTAAAAACTAAGTACTCAAGTATTTGCCTGCAGCCAGTTCTGTAACGTGCGTCACGCCGTTTACCCTTAAGGTTAAGTAAACAGATCCCAGATCTGTAGAGGTGTCGTAAAGTCGTGGGGCTGGCTAACGTTATCGAGACGGTTTTGTCGCTTACTTATCACGTTTAAATGAGTTATTGTCTAGAAACCATGAGATGAAGTTGATGTTTACGACAGTATTGTCTATTTTTTTCCACCTTTCATGGTCGGGTTTGTTGACGTAACGACAGCTCAGCGTCGTCAGTCGCTTTACGGCAGAGCGTGCTGGTGGAGGTCAGGGGCATGACAAGAGCTGGAGGCCAGTAAACTGTAACGAAAACACGGTTCATCACTTGGAAAATTCACGTCGgattcaacacacacattaacaggaCCACATATATTGGAGGCAGTGAATCCAGCAGCTCGTCGTCGATCAATTTGTCTTGGATTTTGAGTGTTGCGATATAGCTAGCGCTTGCTAACGTTAGTCAGGTCGGCTCGGCTAGCAGTTCCAGCAGCTCTCCCTCCCCCTGGCTCCAGTTTTCGCCAGGTGACCCCTCGGATCTTTTACAACCATGGACAGCTCACAGGGATCGGGAGGAGCCAAGGCAGGTCTCGGGGGTCTCTTTGGAGGTGGTGCACCTGAATACTCCAACACAGAGCTCGCTGGTGTTCCCTGTAAGTGTGATGTAATTTTACCGTAAAGCTAGCTAACTGCTGTCACACTGCTTTAGTTTGCTTAAAAGCCACCAGTAACAGCTGTACTGTCACCTAGCTTCGTGGCCTGGTAAATACAACTTTCTCGATTCATCTATGTTGAATTATGTAAAAACGTTGGctaatatttctgtttaatgTCATTTCAGTGACTGGAATGAGTCCTCTGTCCCCTTACCTCAATGTCGACCCACGTTACCTGGTCCAGGTAAGCTAATGTTGCAACTAAAGTGGAATTTTAGCTGTTGTCTGTGTGGTAAATGTCTCTAACAGCTGTTGATGTTGTATTTTAGGACACAGATGAGTTCATCTTACCCACAGGCGCCAATAAAACAAGAGGGCGGTTTGAACTGGCTTTCTTTACCATTGGGGGATCCTGCATGACTGGTAAGACACAACAAACACCTGTAACATCAGAGGGTCACACAACGTCCCTAAATTGTActttaaaatattgtttattctGTTCAATAGGACTGACAGAGGTATTATATATGTAAGAAGTACAGAATGACCAAACGTATGTGGACACCCCATTCACTCAGTTTTCTGTACTTTGGGTCTGtggctgtttttcatgtttggAGCTAGATCCTTTGTTTAAATTAGaggaaatcttaatgctgcaGCATACAATGATTTTCTGGCAACAGTTTTGGGAGGATCCTTTCCTCCAATGCCCTTGTGCACAAATCCAGGTTCTTAAAGACCTGGTTTTCTTTGAGTTTGGTGTGAAAGAATGCGACTTGCCTGACCTTGACGTCCAAAAGTTCATGGTTTTGGAATGACATGTTCAACAATCACGTTTGGGTGTCCACAGACTTTTTGGCATTAAGTTCAgtttcaattttcattttatttactgaatGTGAGATAACCTAATGCCTTACTCAGcctttctgcctctttgttttgaCCATAGGAGCAGCCTTTGGAGCTGTAAATGGCCTCAGGATGGGCCTGAAGGAGACTAGTGACATGGCATGGTCCAAACCTCGTAATGTACAGTGAGTATGGAGACAGAGTTCAGTTTACCAGTGGTATTACTCCTAATATTACACCTGGATCTGGATTTGACCTGTGCTCtaaatgtttgctttctctCCCAAGGATTCTCAACATGGTGACCAGACAGGGTGCTTCGTGGGCCAACTCTCTGGGCTCTGTTGGTAAGACAATTACAGTGTAACTCATAAAATAATGTAGATTCATAATGGTATCAGGCATGTTAAGCAATCTCatggttaaaaaacaaattgcaaCTTGTAAGAAAGTATTATTTAAACTTAAACATATAATATGTGCTTTTATGGATTTTGTGTGGCTGTTGGGTATGTTAACTTTTAAGTTTCCTTCTTTTGAATGGCTGTGACttgacagatgtgtttttgctgCCTCTTATGAAACTACATGCATTTTTCTTTGCCATTGCAGCCTTGTTATATAGTGCTTTTGGCGTGGCGATAGAGAAGGCCAGAGGAGCAGAAGATGACATCAACACAGTGGCTGCTGGCACGCTAACTGGGATGCTCTTTAAATCAGGCAGTAAGTAGACTTCAACCTAAGACAATTTCCATGTGTGTTATTGAGATCTTGTCTAATTATTTGAGCTCTAGTAAGCATCTGATTCAATGTAAAGACTGTATTATTACACAATGATATCAAGATTATTTTGTACTAATTATTATGCTCTGTAGGCATGTTGTGACATATAAAGGGCAGTGTGTTGGGTCCTAACCCTCTGGTACTTTTGGTGAATTAAAATAACAAGAATTATTTCCTGAAGCTACTGTTTGACAGATGGTTGTgatgcatatttattttatgttcatACACAGCTTTGTTGCTCATTCTGTTCctactgtgtgtttgcaggtggcCTAAAGGGTGTAGCCCGAGGAGGTCTGGCTGGTTTAGCCTTGTCTGGTGCCTATGCTCTCTACAACAACTGGGACCACATCACCGgctcatcatcatcctccaggCTGTACTGAGCTCTCCCACACACATCTGCTTCCACATTAGGGCCAAATATCTCTCCAGGACACAGCCTTTAACCACAGCGCTAAGAGGAATTAGACTCTGGTCAAATGCAGTGTGCTTCTCATGGAagtgtgaccccccccctccccctttcctccATAGCCACTGTCCTTTCCTGGAGCATTCTGGGAATTAAAAGATGCATTTGAAGAAGATGTGAAAATGCGGACTAAATTCCTCTGGAAATACAGATGTAGACCATCCTGTAACACCCCCttcttcatctgtctttatCATCTGAGGTATTCCAGTCTCTGATCTGATCAGTAATGAGAAGATGCTGTATAGAGGTGTGTCATTTGTTATATCATTGTTATATATACAAGACTTTTTGGTCTTCTTTGATGCTAGTTTTCAAATCAATGAACCCATAACATTTGGGTTAAATGAGCCAATGTGTAAGGTGACATCTGGTGTGTGTGGTTCACCAGATGAACGGCAGTGGATTCATGTTCTGATTTTGGACTGACAGACTCTTCTGTCGTTGAAGAGCAAAGAGATTTTCAGCTACAATCTACAAACAGAGCTAAGCCTTACGGTCAGTTCTACTCTTGTATTTATTGAAGCGTGTCTGCAGTGCTTTCTGTTTTACTGTGCAAGAAGAAATCACTGCAAAGCTGAACTGGAAGTGCTCTTCATGTGTCTCCATAAACCCGCTGTATTAAAAACTATaattaaaaaatttaaaaagttgaAGAAGATTTTGCTTTTAGCCAATTTTATTGCTCAAATGTAGACTGGATGTAAAAGGGCATGAGTAGTGCACACTAGTGTACCAGGGTGGTGCATAGTGTGGACTGTCAAATGTGGTGTATTAGAAAACAAATATTGCACGCTCAGAACATATATTTACATCTTGAAGTGGTTCAAAGTTCCATAAATGGTAAACGTGTCGGTGGAACATGAATTAACTGTGGCGATGTAGAAAAAACAGTTTGTAGTCGTCTGAAGACGTCAAACATGAAACAGGGCAGAGCTTATGTTTGCTGTCAGCGCTGAGTCAGGTGGTCCGCTTAGTGCAGGAAGAAGTCCCTGATGCGTGTTGCCTCGATCCAGGGGATGTAGGCGGCGGTGCGGGTGAAAACGCTGGGTTTGTTCTCCACGGTGCAGCCAATCGGGCCAAAGCTCACCACGCCGTGCACCTCCCAGCGGTCCTGTCCCAGCTGGCACAGCAGAGGACCGCCAGAGTCGCCCTGGGAGGAAAGGAAGCAGAGAGATAAGTTGGACAAGATATTTTAAACTCATTCTCACTTCTACCTCCAACGTCGTCTGTAAATCTCAGTCCTACCTGGCATGCAGCAGGTGGGTCCTCTTTGTCCCTGAACCCGGCACAGATCATGGAGTCTCGGACACGATCACCCCAGAATTTCTTCTGCCGGCAGGTCTTGAAGTCAATGATGGGCAGACGGGCTTGATTCAGGGCTTCTGCCAGAGACACATTCTCCTTCCCACCTGAAACGTGTTTAAGAGCAACATTTAAGCAATTTAAATCAAACCTTGGTTTCTGGTAATGTTGGTCCATCTCTTCGGTCCAGACAGAAAAATGTCCACAAcaattttgtgacattttgtacagacgtgcatgttccccagaggatgaatcctaccgactttgatgatcccctgatttttcctctagcgccaccagcaggttgacatttgtaattttgagtgaaatgacaactactggatgga encodes:
- the timm23a gene encoding mitochondrial import inner membrane translocase subunit Tim23, encoding MDSSQGSGGAKAGLGGLFGGGAPEYSNTELAGVPLTGMSPLSPYLNVDPRYLVQDTDEFILPTGANKTRGRFELAFFTIGGSCMTGAAFGAVNGLRMGLKETSDMAWSKPRNVQILNMVTRQGASWANSLGSVALLYSAFGVAIEKARGAEDDINTVAAGTLTGMLFKSGSGLKGVARGGLAGLALSGAYALYNNWDHITGSSSSSRLY